The Mycetohabitans endofungorum genome contains a region encoding:
- the hflX gene encoding GTPase HflX encodes MINAALVSIDFGKIDFQASLEELSLLATSAGAHPVLTLTGRRSSPDAAHFIGSGKVEELRLGAQANDVDIVIFNHALSPAQQRNLERAIERRVVDRTSLILDIFAQRARSHEGKLQVELAQLQYLSTRLVRAWTHLERQKGGIGLRGPGETQLETDRRLIGERIKMLRGKLRKLQRQHGTQRRQRERNRTLSVSLVGYTNAGKSTLFNALTKAQAYAADQLFATLDTTSRRVYLREAGSVVVSDTVGFIRDLPHPLVAAFRATLEETVHADLLLHVVDASSAVRADQIEQVNDVLREIGAASIPQILVFNKIDQVPELASRADRVERNEYGNITRVFLSARTGQGLDALRDAVAEVALGAQAFKRDPDGMGADDHDPRRDADGSHSDEAGSTAGVNASDDERVRQASRSVHQQRI; translated from the coding sequence TTGATCAACGCAGCGCTTGTCAGCATAGATTTCGGAAAGATCGATTTTCAGGCCAGTCTTGAAGAACTGAGCCTGCTCGCCACTAGTGCCGGCGCTCATCCAGTGTTGACGCTGACGGGCCGGCGCTCGAGCCCGGATGCCGCGCATTTCATCGGCAGCGGCAAGGTCGAGGAGCTTCGACTCGGCGCGCAGGCCAACGACGTCGATATCGTCATTTTCAACCACGCATTGTCACCTGCGCAGCAGCGCAACCTGGAGCGTGCGATCGAGCGGCGTGTTGTCGATCGCACTAGCCTGATTCTCGATATCTTCGCGCAACGCGCGCGCAGCCATGAAGGCAAGCTGCAGGTGGAACTGGCGCAGTTACAATACCTGTCCACGCGCCTGGTTCGAGCGTGGACGCACTTGGAGCGGCAGAAAGGCGGGATCGGCTTGCGTGGCCCAGGTGAGACGCAGCTGGAAACTGACCGGCGATTGATCGGTGAACGCATCAAGATGTTGCGCGGCAAGTTGCGCAAGCTGCAGCGTCAGCACGGCACGCAGCGTCGTCAGCGTGAGCGCAATCGCACGCTGTCGGTGTCGTTGGTCGGCTACACGAACGCCGGCAAGTCAACGCTGTTCAACGCGCTGACCAAGGCGCAAGCCTATGCGGCTGACCAGTTGTTTGCGACACTGGATACGACGTCGCGCCGCGTCTATCTGCGCGAAGCGGGCAGTGTCGTGGTTTCCGACACGGTCGGCTTCATCCGAGACTTGCCGCATCCATTGGTTGCGGCGTTTCGCGCAACGCTAGAGGAAACCGTGCATGCGGACCTGCTGCTGCATGTCGTCGATGCGTCCAGCGCGGTGCGCGCAGATCAGATCGAGCAGGTCAACGACGTGTTGCGCGAGATCGGCGCGGCCTCGATTCCGCAGATTCTCGTGTTTAACAAGATCGACCAGGTGCCTGAGTTGGCAAGCCGGGCCGATCGGGTTGAAAGGAACGAGTATGGTAATATCACGCGCGTCTTTTTGAGTGCGCGAACCGGTCAGGGACTCGACGCGTTGCGTGACGCGGTGGCCGAGGTGGCGCTCGGTGCGCAGGCGTTCAAGCGTGACCCGGACGGCATGGGCGCCGACGATCACGACCCGCGTCGCGACGCCGATGGTTCACACTCGGACGAGGCCGGGTCGACGGCCGGCGTCAATGCATCCGACGACGAGCGCGTTCGCCAGGCGAGCCGCAGCGTCCACCAACAGCGTATCTGA
- the hfq gene encoding RNA chaperone Hfq gives MSNKGQLLQDPFLNALRKEHVPVSIYLVNGIKLQGNIESFDQYVVLLRNTVTQMVYKHAISTVVPARPVNFHPDSEGA, from the coding sequence ATGAGCAACAAAGGGCAACTGTTACAAGACCCGTTTCTGAACGCACTGCGCAAGGAGCATGTGCCGGTGTCGATTTATCTCGTCAACGGTATCAAGCTGCAAGGCAATATCGAGTCGTTCGACCAATATGTCGTGTTGCTCCGCAATACTGTTACGCAAATGGTGTACAAGCACGCGATCTCGACCGTTGTGCCTGCACGCCCGGTGAACTTCCATCCCGATTCGGAAGGGGCCTAA
- the der gene encoding ribosome biogenesis GTPase Der: MKPVIALVGRPNVGKSTLFNRLTRSRDALVADLPGLTRDRHYGEGRVGEQPYLVVDTGGFEPVAKDGILHEMARQTRQAVEEADVVVFVVDGRNGLAPQDKTIADYLRKTGRPIFLVVNKAEGMKYSAVAADFYELGLGDPRAISAAHGDGVSEMIAQALTVAYANRAPHDEARADHGVKIAIVGRPNVGKSTLVNALLGEERVIAFDLPGTTRDSIYIDFERQGRQYTLIDTAGLRKRGKVFEAVEKFSVVKTLQSIADANVVILLLDARQDISEQDAHIAGFVVEQGRALVIGVNKWDGLDEHVRERTKADLARKLKFLDFAKSHYISAAEKTGIGALMRSVDAAYAAAMAKLPTPKLTRALIDAVQFQQPRRRGPIRPKLRYAHQGGQNPPIIVIHGNALDAITDTYKRYLEGRFRETFGLAGTPLRIEFRSSRNPYADKD; encoded by the coding sequence ATGAAGCCCGTAATCGCCCTTGTTGGGCGCCCCAATGTGGGGAAATCCACGCTGTTTAACCGATTGACGCGCTCGCGCGATGCGCTTGTCGCGGATCTGCCCGGGCTCACGCGCGACCGCCATTATGGCGAGGGCCGCGTCGGCGAGCAGCCGTACCTGGTCGTCGATACGGGTGGTTTTGAGCCGGTCGCCAAGGACGGCATCCTGCATGAGATGGCTCGGCAGACGCGCCAGGCGGTCGAGGAGGCCGACGTAGTCGTGTTCGTAGTCGATGGCCGCAATGGCCTTGCGCCGCAGGACAAGACGATTGCCGACTATTTGCGCAAGACGGGCCGCCCGATCTTTCTGGTCGTCAACAAAGCCGAGGGCATGAAGTACAGCGCGGTAGCCGCGGACTTCTATGAACTCGGCCTGGGCGACCCACGCGCGATCTCCGCCGCACACGGCGACGGCGTCAGCGAGATGATCGCACAGGCGCTCACCGTCGCCTATGCGAATCGTGCGCCGCACGACGAAGCGCGCGCGGACCACGGCGTGAAAATCGCCATCGTTGGCCGGCCCAATGTCGGTAAGTCGACATTGGTCAATGCGTTGCTCGGCGAGGAGCGCGTCATTGCGTTCGACCTGCCCGGCACGACGCGCGATTCGATCTATATCGACTTCGAGCGTCAGGGCCGCCAGTACACGCTGATCGACACGGCCGGGCTGCGCAAGCGTGGCAAGGTGTTCGAGGCGGTCGAGAAGTTCTCGGTGGTCAAGACGCTGCAATCGATTGCCGACGCCAACGTAGTGATTCTGCTGCTCGACGCACGGCAGGATATCTCGGAGCAAGACGCGCATATTGCCGGTTTTGTCGTCGAACAGGGCCGCGCGCTCGTGATCGGCGTGAACAAATGGGACGGCCTGGATGAACACGTACGCGAGCGTACCAAGGCCGATTTGGCTCGCAAGCTCAAATTCCTCGACTTTGCGAAGTCACATTACATTTCGGCGGCGGAAAAAACGGGGATCGGTGCGTTGATGCGCTCGGTGGATGCCGCCTACGCGGCCGCGATGGCCAAGCTGCCGACGCCCAAGCTTACGCGGGCGCTGATCGACGCCGTGCAATTCCAGCAGCCGCGGCGCCGCGGTCCGATCCGACCAAAGCTGCGTTATGCGCACCAAGGGGGGCAGAATCCGCCGATCATTGTGATCCACGGCAATGCGTTGGATGCGATCACCGATACGTATAAACGTTACCTCGAAGGCCGGTTTCGCGAAACTTTTGGCCTCGCCGGCACTCCATTGCGCATAGAGTTTCGTTCGAGCCGGAACCCCTATGCCGATAAAGACTAA
- the bamB gene encoding outer membrane protein assembly factor BamB: MNFVIRYVRPLACLLLLTVLAACSSTKDARRVPTELAPIKTVLEVREAWKASVGKSGRYLFAPAAVGDYVYATGANGSVVKIDATNGKEVWRTKVGADLSAGVGSDGTLTAVGTLKGDVFVLGGDGKVLWKANAPGEIVTPPAVGQGFVLVRTIDGRITAFNAQTGEQKWVYVNRAVPLNLRTATGMTFAGNSAVLAGFPGGSLAAINLQSGDAYWQTPVSYPRGVTEVERINDVVGAPTLVGSQTCAVTFQGRIGCFDVLSGRALWEQPFSSYGGLAQDDRAVASTDDWSIVSLYDAMTGESLWQNTQLKGRDVSTPAIVGRAVVVGDYKGFVHFLSRDTGEFVARMRTGGAIIAQPVVAGNTLVVQTRNGDLYGFRPQ, translated from the coding sequence ATGAATTTTGTCATCCGCTACGTCCGGCCGCTCGCGTGCCTGCTTTTGCTGACCGTGCTGGCCGCGTGTTCGTCCACGAAGGATGCGCGTCGCGTGCCGACCGAGCTGGCCCCGATTAAGACTGTGCTCGAGGTGCGTGAGGCGTGGAAGGCCAGCGTGGGTAAGTCCGGACGCTACCTGTTCGCCCCCGCCGCGGTCGGCGATTATGTGTACGCGACCGGCGCGAACGGCTCGGTGGTCAAGATCGATGCGACCAATGGCAAGGAGGTCTGGCGCACGAAGGTGGGCGCGGATCTGTCGGCCGGTGTTGGCAGCGACGGCACGCTGACCGCGGTCGGCACGCTCAAAGGTGACGTGTTCGTGCTCGGCGGCGATGGCAAGGTACTGTGGAAGGCGAATGCGCCCGGTGAGATCGTCACGCCGCCGGCAGTGGGTCAGGGCTTCGTGCTGGTGCGTACGATCGACGGGCGCATCACGGCATTTAACGCGCAGACCGGCGAGCAGAAATGGGTCTATGTGAACCGCGCGGTGCCGCTGAACCTGCGGACTGCGACCGGCATGACGTTCGCTGGCAACAGTGCGGTGCTGGCGGGGTTCCCGGGCGGCTCGCTTGCCGCAATCAATTTGCAAAGTGGCGATGCGTACTGGCAAACACCGGTTTCGTATCCGCGCGGTGTCACCGAAGTTGAGCGGATCAACGACGTAGTCGGCGCGCCGACGTTGGTCGGCTCGCAGACCTGTGCGGTGACGTTCCAGGGCCGGATCGGTTGCTTCGACGTGTTGAGCGGACGCGCGCTGTGGGAGCAGCCGTTCTCCAGTTATGGTGGATTGGCGCAGGACGATCGTGCCGTGGCGTCGACGGACGACTGGTCGATCGTGTCGCTGTACGATGCGATGACCGGCGAGTCCCTGTGGCAGAACACGCAGCTGAAGGGCCGCGACGTCAGTACGCCGGCGATCGTCGGCCGCGCGGTGGTGGTCGGCGACTACAAGGGGTTTGTGCACTTCCTGTCGCGTGACACCGGTGAATTCGTCGCACGGATGAGGACAGGAGGCGCGATCATCGCGCAACCGGTCGTTGCCGGCAATACGTTGGTCGTGCAGACTCGCAACGGCGACCTGTACGGTTTCCGGCCGCAATAG
- a CDS encoding tetratricopeptide repeat protein, with the protein MSYHHEQETLDDLKAWWAKWGNALTWVVLAALLAGAAYNGWNGWQRRQAAQAAVFYDTIQQAVASGDKTQIARVAADMEARFGGTAYAPLSALAAAKALYTAGDVAGAKGQLQWVVDQARGDEFKAIARLRLAALLIDEKAYDAGLKLLSDPPPQAFSGLYADRRGDLLAAQGKRDDARAAYQTALAALEHGDSSVRQLIQFKLDALGG; encoded by the coding sequence ATGAGTTACCACCACGAACAAGAAACCCTCGACGACCTGAAGGCCTGGTGGGCGAAGTGGGGCAATGCGCTGACCTGGGTCGTGCTCGCTGCGCTGCTGGCGGGGGCCGCCTATAACGGTTGGAACGGGTGGCAGCGGCGCCAGGCGGCGCAGGCCGCGGTGTTCTATGACACGATCCAGCAAGCGGTGGCCTCAGGGGACAAAACACAGATTGCTCGGGTTGCGGCGGACATGGAAGCGCGCTTCGGCGGCACCGCCTATGCACCGCTCAGCGCGCTGGCGGCCGCCAAGGCGTTGTATACGGCAGGGGATGTGGCCGGCGCAAAAGGGCAGTTGCAGTGGGTCGTCGATCAGGCGCGCGGCGACGAGTTCAAGGCGATCGCGAGGTTGCGGCTCGCCGCGCTGTTGATCGACGAAAAGGCTTATGACGCAGGCTTGAAGCTGTTGTCCGACCCGCCGCCGCAGGCATTTAGCGGTCTGTACGCGGATCGCCGCGGTGACCTGCTGGCCGCGCAGGGTAAGCGTGACGATGCGCGCGCCGCGTACCAGACCGCGCTGGCGGCGCTCGAGCACGGTGATTCGTCCGTGCGTCAGCTGATCCAGTTCAAGCTCGATGCGCTCGGTGGCTGA
- the hisS gene encoding histidine--tRNA ligase translates to MTEQKRKLEKLTGVKGMNDILPRDAGLWEFFESTVKSMLRAYGYQNIRTPIVEHTPLFTRGIGEVTDIVEKEMYSFVDSLNGEQLTMRPENTAAVVRAAIEHNLLYDGPKRLWYIGPMFRHERPQRGRYRQFHQVGVEALGFAGPDADAEIILMCQRLWDDLGLTGIRLELNSLGQAQERAAHRNELIAYLERHVELLDDDAKRRLYTNPLRVLDTKNPAMQDVVANAPKLIDFLGDASLAHFEGVQRLLSANNIPFTINPRLVRGLDYYNLTVFEWVTDKLGAQGTVAGGGRYDPLIEQLGGKPAPACGWALGVERILELLREDQLVPPDEGCDVYIVHQGDAARERAFVIAERLRDTGLDVILHCSADGAPASFKSQMKRADASGAAYAVILGDDEVQCDEVSIKALRGDPAGSDGVQQRVPAERLTEFLIDAMVAPADKATNE, encoded by the coding sequence ATGACAGAACAGAAACGTAAACTAGAGAAGCTGACCGGCGTCAAGGGAATGAACGACATCCTGCCGCGCGACGCCGGGCTGTGGGAGTTTTTTGAGAGCACGGTCAAATCGATGCTGCGCGCCTACGGATACCAAAACATCCGTACGCCGATCGTCGAGCATACGCCATTGTTCACCCGTGGTATCGGCGAAGTGACCGATATTGTCGAAAAGGAAATGTACAGCTTCGTCGATTCGCTGAACGGCGAGCAATTGACGATGCGTCCTGAGAACACCGCTGCCGTGGTGCGTGCGGCGATCGAGCACAACCTACTGTACGACGGCCCGAAGCGGCTCTGGTATATCGGACCGATGTTCCGCCACGAGCGGCCACAGCGCGGTCGCTACCGGCAGTTTCACCAGGTCGGCGTCGAGGCGCTCGGTTTCGCTGGCCCGGATGCCGATGCGGAGATCATCCTGATGTGTCAACGGCTTTGGGACGATCTGGGCCTCACGGGCATCCGGCTGGAGCTTAATTCGCTCGGACAGGCGCAGGAACGCGCCGCTCACCGCAATGAGTTGATCGCGTACCTGGAGCGGCACGTCGAGTTGCTCGACGATGATGCGAAGCGTCGGCTGTATACGAACCCGTTGCGCGTGCTCGACACGAAGAACCCCGCGATGCAGGACGTTGTAGCGAATGCGCCGAAGCTGATCGACTTTCTGGGGGACGCGTCGCTTGCGCATTTCGAAGGCGTGCAACGGTTGCTGAGTGCGAACAACATTCCATTTACGATCAACCCCCGGCTCGTGCGGGGGCTGGACTACTACAACCTAACGGTATTCGAGTGGGTGACTGACAAGCTTGGCGCGCAAGGTACTGTCGCCGGCGGCGGCCGATATGACCCGCTGATCGAACAACTCGGCGGCAAACCGGCGCCGGCGTGCGGCTGGGCCCTGGGCGTCGAGCGCATTCTGGAACTGCTGCGCGAGGATCAACTGGTGCCGCCCGATGAAGGCTGCGACGTGTACATCGTGCACCAGGGTGACGCGGCGCGCGAGCGTGCGTTCGTGATCGCCGAGCGGTTGCGTGACACGGGGCTGGATGTGATCCTGCACTGCAGTGCCGACGGCGCACCGGCGAGTTTCAAGTCGCAGATGAAGCGCGCCGATGCGAGCGGTGCCGCGTATGCGGTAATCCTCGGTGACGACGAGGTTCAGTGCGACGAGGTGTCGATCAAGGCGTTGCGTGGCGATCCGGCGGGCTCAGATGGCGTGCAGCAACGGGTGCCGGCTGAACGCTTGACCGAATTCCTGATCGATGCGATGGTTGCACCCGCTGACAAGGCGACGAATGAATGA